The following proteins come from a genomic window of Maribacter sp. HTCC2170:
- a CDS encoding aminotransferase class V-fold PLP-dependent enzyme has protein sequence MGLSLSNRKVQATELELYFEQFRKHIVGIDHTFKSPYGEQNIIYADWTASGRLYGPIEEKLLKEIGPYVANTHTETSFTGSAMTMAYHKARKKIKEHVNANEDDVLITVGTGMTGAVNKFQRILGLKVTENLKEHTRIPEDLRPIVFVSHMEHHSNQTSWLETIARVEVIPCDETGLICFKSFKNLLDKYKDSPIKIASITACSNVTGIRTDYHRIAKMIHQNNGLCFVDFACSAPYVNIDMHPGNEDEYLDAIFFSPHKFLGGPGACGVLVFNKKLYKNLVPDNPGGGTVTYTNPWGNHDYIDDIETREDGGTPGFIQAIRTAFAIQLKEQMGVKNIHDREDEINTRVFESLVEIKNLHILAGEHKNRLGIFSFYIDDAHYNLVVKLLNDRFGIQTRGGCSCAGTYGHFLLHVNELTSKAIEQKILDGCLMERPGWVRMSIHPTTTDQEVDFICDAIKQVASNFEAWGKDYNQNIIKNEFEHVDGNFNEQQLVKSWFVD, from the coding sequence ATGGGATTATCATTATCTAATCGAAAAGTACAAGCAACTGAATTGGAATTGTATTTTGAGCAATTTAGAAAGCATATTGTTGGTATTGATCACACTTTTAAATCTCCTTATGGAGAACAAAATATTATATATGCCGATTGGACCGCCAGTGGTAGATTATATGGACCTATAGAAGAGAAATTATTAAAGGAGATAGGTCCTTATGTGGCCAATACACATACTGAGACTTCATTTACTGGCTCTGCCATGACCATGGCATATCATAAAGCTAGAAAAAAGATAAAGGAACATGTAAATGCAAACGAGGACGATGTGCTAATTACTGTTGGTACGGGTATGACCGGTGCTGTTAACAAGTTTCAACGAATCTTGGGGTTGAAGGTCACAGAAAACCTAAAGGAACATACCAGAATACCAGAAGATTTAAGACCAATTGTTTTTGTATCACATATGGAGCATCACTCCAATCAAACCTCATGGTTAGAAACCATTGCCAGAGTTGAAGTAATTCCTTGCGATGAAACGGGATTGATTTGTTTTAAAAGCTTCAAAAACTTATTGGACAAGTATAAGGACAGTCCAATTAAAATAGCTTCAATTACAGCTTGTTCAAATGTTACTGGGATTAGAACAGATTACCATAGGATTGCCAAGATGATACATCAAAACAACGGGCTTTGTTTTGTTGATTTTGCATGTTCTGCACCCTATGTAAATATTGATATGCACCCTGGAAATGAAGATGAATATCTAGATGCTATTTTCTTTTCTCCACATAAGTTTTTAGGAGGGCCCGGTGCCTGTGGTGTTTTGGTTTTCAATAAAAAATTATATAAGAACCTTGTTCCCGATAACCCTGGTGGAGGCACGGTTACGTATACGAACCCATGGGGGAATCATGATTATATTGATGATATTGAAACGCGTGAAGATGGTGGTACTCCTGGATTTATCCAAGCTATTCGAACAGCCTTTGCCATACAGCTCAAGGAACAAATGGGCGTGAAAAACATTCATGATCGAGAGGATGAAATAAATACAAGGGTTTTTGAAAGTCTTGTCGAGATTAAAAATCTTCATATTCTGGCCGGAGAACACAAGAATAGATTGGGCATTTTTTCTTTTTATATTGATGATGCGCATTATAATCTTGTGGTTAAATTATTGAATGACCGTTTTGGAATTCAAACAAGGGGAGGTTGTTCATGCGCAGGGACCTATGGACATTTTTTACTTCACGTGAATGAACTGACCTCAAAGGCAATAGAGCAGAAGATTTTAGATGGTTGTTTAATGGAAAGACCAGGGTGGGTGCGAATGTCAATTCACCCCACAACCACAGATCAAGAAGTTGATTTTATCTGTGATGCGATTAAACAAGTTGCTTCAAATTTTGAAGCGTGGGGCAAGGATTATAATCAAAATATAATCAAGAACGAGTTTGAACACGTTGATGGTAACTTTAACGAGCAGCAGTTGGTCAAAAGCTGGTTTGTTGATTGA
- a CDS encoding response regulator transcription factor, producing the protein MKTDILKIIIVDHNFVLHKDYRAYFKEFPDFDLKGIYGTTEEALNEYDAIQPDIILSEVGASDIRGIHSIRLFRKKDRHVKVLMISDKSDFEIIKNAFKNGANGYLTKPLDNKRIHSALNSIKYEGAAMSQDIVQKIISNFHVKSYTSFSERENQIVDYLCKGATYKVMAEKLFVTTSTINFHIQNIYLKLNVNSKSEALVKLQEMEL; encoded by the coding sequence ATGAAAACAGACATTCTAAAAATTATTATTGTTGACCATAACTTTGTACTTCACAAGGATTACCGAGCCTATTTCAAAGAATTCCCAGATTTTGATTTAAAGGGAATATATGGGACAACAGAAGAAGCCTTAAATGAGTACGATGCTATTCAGCCCGATATTATTTTATCGGAAGTTGGTGCCTCAGATATTAGAGGTATACATAGTATTAGACTATTTCGGAAAAAGGATAGGCATGTCAAGGTTTTAATGATCAGTGACAAGTCGGATTTTGAAATAATTAAAAATGCCTTTAAGAATGGTGCGAATGGTTATTTGACCAAACCTTTGGATAATAAACGAATTCACAGTGCCTTGAATTCAATAAAATACGAGGGGGCAGCAATGAGCCAGGATATTGTACAGAAAATCATATCTAATTTTCATGTTAAGTCATACACTTCATTCTCTGAACGGGAAAATCAAATCGTCGATTACCTGTGCAAGGGAGCAACCTACAAAGTCATGGCGGAAAAATTATTTGTGACCACCAGTACTATTAATTTTCATATCCAGAATATTTATTTAAAGCTGAATGTAAACTCCAAATCTGAAGCCCTTGTAAAATTGCAGGAGATGGAACTATAA
- a CDS encoding PorP/SprF family type IX secretion system membrane protein has product MKKIGLLMVLFLGANMYTAYGQEVNPNLNSKSTYHNQLFFNRFLINPTFSLVRENKSYLNILHRNQYATFEDNNQNYFLGFSNKLNENTALGIGVYSQWSGVIQEFGFNANYATAVRLGDKSKLTFGTNVTYFNEGLDKNRIIVAENDPEISEAKKESKVAIQPGVTLSVGRFDFGLYAHDLFKYNQTTNEFLTHLNDKSIRASLQYTHTFGNSKGLFENARLMPLVQMGKNEDGSLAYLGSVLLDLPNYGWLQSTLDDEYGISMGLGFNLNKKMSLGYLMEKDFKEKEADLGWNHELSLAYTFKNDDDNTNSYADSSNDAKIDRIVRNYEEQILRLTAENTEKKNEKRKKVNKKEVQQENVTNALAFENRLILDELIFRQDSIERARSKDFEKRFETIVRILRNDLKKSIEPSPNLFDNKQKEILVASNTVKELPKKTSPSIKKKYEKLPIKILNQSDIIGVKSGYYVIANVYKSKKYLNAFMDSLKEQGLEAKKFYNKENGLYYVYLADFNYKKDAQTAFVSNLNGKYQDEKWIMQVDNNNATAANIYTN; this is encoded by the coding sequence ATGAAGAAGATAGGTTTGCTAATGGTATTATTCTTGGGTGCAAATATGTATACGGCATATGGCCAAGAAGTAAACCCGAACTTAAATTCAAAAAGTACATATCACAATCAGTTGTTTTTTAATAGGTTCTTAATAAACCCAACATTTTCTTTGGTTCGCGAGAATAAGTCCTATCTAAATATCCTGCATAGGAACCAGTACGCCACTTTTGAAGATAATAATCAGAATTATTTTCTTGGATTTAGCAATAAACTAAATGAGAATACGGCACTAGGTATTGGTGTTTATAGTCAATGGTCTGGTGTAATTCAGGAGTTTGGGTTTAATGCCAATTATGCCACTGCTGTGCGGTTGGGTGATAAAAGCAAATTAACCTTTGGAACCAATGTTACTTATTTTAATGAAGGGTTGGATAAAAACCGAATTATAGTTGCAGAGAATGACCCCGAGATTAGTGAAGCCAAGAAGGAAAGTAAGGTTGCTATTCAGCCTGGGGTTACCCTTTCTGTTGGCAGGTTTGATTTTGGATTGTATGCACATGACTTGTTTAAATATAACCAAACCACTAATGAGTTTTTAACACATTTGAATGATAAGAGTATCCGAGCTTCATTACAGTATACACATACTTTTGGTAATTCAAAAGGACTCTTTGAGAATGCAAGACTAATGCCTTTAGTACAAATGGGCAAAAATGAAGATGGCTCATTGGCCTATCTTGGTTCGGTCTTACTGGATTTGCCCAACTATGGATGGTTACAATCTACACTAGATGATGAATATGGCATATCAATGGGGTTGGGGTTTAACTTAAATAAGAAAATGTCATTGGGTTATTTAATGGAGAAAGATTTTAAGGAAAAGGAAGCTGATCTTGGTTGGAACCATGAATTGTCTTTGGCCTATACTTTTAAAAATGACGACGATAATACAAACAGTTATGCAGACAGTTCAAATGATGCAAAAATAGATCGCATTGTACGTAATTATGAAGAGCAAATTTTAAGATTAACAGCGGAGAATACCGAAAAGAAAAATGAAAAAAGAAAAAAAGTAAATAAAAAAGAAGTGCAACAAGAAAATGTTACGAATGCACTTGCTTTCGAAAACAGATTAATTTTAGATGAACTTATTTTTAGACAGGATTCTATTGAAAGGGCAAGGTCCAAGGATTTTGAAAAAAGGTTTGAGACAATTGTACGCATACTACGAAATGATTTGAAAAAGAGTATTGAACCAAGCCCCAATCTGTTCGATAACAAGCAAAAAGAAATATTGGTAGCAAGTAATACGGTGAAAGAGTTGCCTAAAAAAACAAGCCCTAGTATTAAGAAAAAATATGAAAAGCTTCCAATAAAAATATTGAACCAATCAGATATCATTGGTGTAAAGTCAGGATACTATGTTATCGCAAATGTCTATAAGAGTAAAAAGTACTTAAATGCCTTTATGGATTCGCTGAAAGAGCAGGGTTTGGAGGCTAAAAAATTCTATAACAAAGAGAATGGATTATACTATGTTTATTTAGCAGATTTTAACTATAAAAAAGATGCCCAAACCGCTTTTGTTTCCAATTTGAATGGAAAGTATCAAGATGAAAAATGGATTATGCAAGTAGATAATAACAATGCGACTGCGGCGAATATTTATACAAATTAA
- a CDS encoding PD40 domain-containing protein, with protein MRNTFTYCTAVIVCIVFFNSGFLTAQIIQTSNKENSEALRTQKRVESYLKLKKMGYEEKEIFEDLGNANFLSENYDNALFWYDKLKGYSPNGQLSSNYQKRYRYALRKAMGIEVSSMPEHQDWLTMMKSDYQLERNPFENSSQDYVAENRKSRNMSLKTEYFSNKQSRDKKKNYPLNLQKLNPENVYDSPIALTSDGNTAYFSKAVYQKPLHGIFSKKELVHKIYQARKVKGEWKNIKEVALCPKYFSALHPTVSHDGKRLFFASNMPGSLGDYDIYVAKVSSDGHLGIAKNLGKKVNTEKNDLYPNLVDQNTLVFASEGRQGQGGLDVFMVQVERNNVGLAVNLGSQINSKEDDFSIGFKSNDGMGYVMSNRGKTKESVHQVAFSFGNERNKKYLDKREFDLAKVLNSNSDVDYTTSVYEDD; from the coding sequence ATGAGAAATACTTTTACCTACTGTACTGCTGTTATTGTTTGTATTGTTTTTTTTAATTCTGGCTTTTTAACGGCTCAAATTATTCAAACCTCAAACAAAGAAAACTCCGAAGCGCTTCGAACCCAAAAAAGAGTTGAGAGTTATTTGAAACTCAAAAAAATGGGTTATGAAGAAAAAGAAATTTTTGAAGATTTAGGGAATGCAAATTTTCTATCTGAGAATTATGACAATGCATTATTTTGGTATGATAAGTTGAAGGGCTATAGTCCGAACGGACAACTTTCAAGCAACTATCAAAAAAGATATCGTTACGCTTTGAGAAAAGCCATGGGAATTGAAGTTTCTTCGATGCCCGAACATCAGGATTGGTTAACGATGATGAAGTCTGATTACCAATTGGAGAGAAACCCATTTGAGAATAGTTCACAGGATTATGTTGCTGAAAATAGAAAGTCAAGAAATATGTCCCTGAAAACTGAATATTTTTCAAATAAACAATCTAGAGATAAAAAGAAGAACTACCCATTAAATTTACAAAAACTAAATCCGGAAAATGTTTACGATTCACCCATAGCCTTAACTTCTGACGGAAATACGGCCTATTTTAGTAAGGCAGTATATCAAAAGCCACTTCATGGAATTTTTTCTAAAAAAGAATTGGTTCATAAGATTTATCAAGCAAGAAAAGTAAAAGGTGAGTGGAAGAACATCAAAGAGGTTGCCTTGTGCCCCAAGTATTTTTCGGCATTGCACCCTACGGTTTCCCATGATGGTAAACGCTTGTTTTTTGCCTCAAATATGCCAGGTAGTTTAGGCGACTACGATATTTATGTAGCAAAGGTAAGTAGTGATGGACATTTAGGTATTGCCAAAAACCTTGGCAAAAAGGTGAATACTGAAAAAAACGACTTATATCCTAATTTGGTCGACCAAAATACTCTGGTCTTCGCATCCGAAGGAAGACAAGGTCAAGGCGGATTGGATGTTTTCATGGTGCAGGTAGAAAGGAATAATGTTGGACTTGCCGTTAACCTTGGTAGCCAAATCAATAGTAAAGAAGATGATTTTTCAATAGGATTTAAGTCCAATGATGGTATGGGGTATGTTATGTCTAATCGCGGAAAGACCAAAGAATCGGTACATCAAGTGGCTTTCTCTTTCGGAAATGAAAGAAATAAGAAATACTTGGATAAAAGAGAATTTGATCTTGCAAAAGTATTGAATAGCAATTCAGACGTAGACTACACGACTTCAGTTTACGAAGATGACTAG